taaatttttttctgttgtactTTATCGAAGGATATGTTCCGGGAAACCTTACATTATGAAGAAatctccactgtgtgtgtgttgtatgtatcatgtataattatatataaactatataatacaaataatttaaagtaTATCCTACATAGAGATGACTTTAtgcttttaaatatactttttagcATAATCCTTTTTTAATTTGGGGAGCTTTGCCTTTTTTTCAGATGTTGGGCGTAAAGTGAGATAAAGCTTAccattttaatttgtataattCAGATGTTCTTAAAATGCAACCACAAAAAACATGcacatttgaaattttctttttcttgatttttaggttCCTTTTAATTCGTTTAAAAGAATTTTGTGGAGAATTTCTCAAGAAAAAACTTCATCTCTCCAATTGTGTGGCCATTCATAGCTTAGCTCACATGTATACCTTGAGCCAACTTGCTCTGAAAGCTGCCGATATGATACGGAGAAATTTCCACAAAGTAATTCAGGATGAAGAGTTTTATACTTTACCTTTCCATCTCATCCGAGACTGGCTGTCAGACTTGGAAATTACGGTGGATTCCGAGGAGGTTCTCTTTGAAACAGTTCTGAAGTGGGTTCAGAGAAatgcagaagagagagaaagatacttTGAAGAACTTTTTAAGTTGCTGAGATTGTCCCAGATGAAACCTACTTACCTTACTCGGCATGTCAAACCAGAGAGGCTGGTGGCCAATAATGAAGTTTGCGTCAAGTTAGTGGCTGATGCAGTAGAGAGGCATGCTCTGAGGGCTGAAAACATACAATCTGGCACCTTCCAGCACCCCGCCTCTCATGTCTCATTATTACCTCGCTATGGGCAAAATATGGACGTGATCATGGTTATTGGAGGCGTGTCAGAAGGAGGGGATTATTTAAGTGAATGTGTGGGATATTTTGTCGATGAGGACAGATGGGTAAACCTGCCCCATATTCATAATCACCTTGATGGACATGCTGTTGCAGTAACAGAGTCCTATGTGTATGTTGCTGGATCAATGGAGCCAGGGTTTGCTAAAACTGTGGAAAGATACAACCCAAATTTGAATACATGGGAACATGTTTGTAGTCTGATGACAAGGAAGCATTCTTTTGGGTTAACAGAAGTCAAAGGGAAGCTCTACAGCATTGGAGGACATGGCAACTTTAGCCCTGGCTTTAAAGATGTGACTGTTTATAATCCCGAGCTAGATAAATGGCACAACTTGGAGTCCGCACCAAAGATTCTTCGAGATGTCAAAGCGCTAGCCATTGAAGACCGGTTTGTATACATCGCTGCCCGCACTCCTGTGGACCGGGACACGGAAGATGGACTAAAAGCTGTAATTACATGCTATGATACAGAGACTCGACAGTGGCAAGATGTGGAATCTTTGCCACTTATTGACAATTACTGTTTTTTCCAAATGTCTGTGGTCAATTCAAACTTTTATCAGACAGCATCATGCTGTCCTAAGAGTTATTCTTTAGAAAATGAAGAGGCAGTAAGAAAAATTGCCAGTCAAGTTTCCGATGAGATCCTTGAAAGCTTACCTCCAGAAGTCCTAAGCATCGAAGGAGCAGCCATCTGCTACTACAAAGATGACGTTTTCATTATCGGAGGCTGGAAAAACAGTGATGATATTGACAAACAGTATCGGAAGGAAGCCTATCGATACTGTGCGGAAAGAAAGCGGTGGATGCTTCTTCCTCCCATGCCACAGCCACGTTGTAGAGCCACGGCTTGCCACATAAGAATCCCATACCGGTACTTGCATGGAACACAGAGATATCCTATGCCTCAAAACTTAATGTGGCAGAAGGACCGGATCAGACAGATGCAAGAAATACATCGGCATGCCCTAAACATGCGACGAGTGCCGAGCTCTCAGATCGAATGCTAGATTCTCTAAAAGGTGCAGCTTGAAACAGTTGTACCTGTTTCGTGAGGCTGAGGAGACCCAGactgttactttaaaaagtatgtcGATAACTTATTTTCTACCTAAACTGATTATTGCCCCATATAAaggaaatatagttaaaaaacTGAAGAATGGGAAACCCGATTTAGTATATGGTAACTTTTGTTGGTTTGtagtctttttctgtctttggttTGTGTGGGATGTGCTAGC
This region of Mustela lutreola isolate mMusLut2 chromosome 15, mMusLut2.pri, whole genome shotgun sequence genomic DNA includes:
- the KLHL11 gene encoding kelch-like protein 11, coding for MAAAAVAAAAAAAAAASLQVLEMESMETAAAGSAGLAAEVRGSGTVDFGSGPGISAMEASGGDPGPEAEDFECSSHCSELSWRQNEQRRQGLFCDITLCFGGAGGREFRAHRSVLAAATEYFTPLLSGQFSESRSGRVEMRKWSSEPGPEPDTVEAVIEYMYTGRIRVSTGSVHEVLELADRFLLIRLKEFCGEFLKKKLHLSNCVAIHSLAHMYTLSQLALKAADMIRRNFHKVIQDEEFYTLPFHLIRDWLSDLEITVDSEEVLFETVLKWVQRNAEERERYFEELFKLLRLSQMKPTYLTRHVKPERLVANNEVCVKLVADAVERHALRAENIQSGTFQHPASHVSLLPRYGQNMDVIMVIGGVSEGGDYLSECVGYFVDEDRWVNLPHIHNHLDGHAVAVTESYVYVAGSMEPGFAKTVERYNPNLNTWEHVCSLMTRKHSFGLTEVKGKLYSIGGHGNFSPGFKDVTVYNPELDKWHNLESAPKILRDVKALAIEDRFVYIAARTPVDRDTEDGLKAVITCYDTETRQWQDVESLPLIDNYCFFQMSVVNSNFYQTASCCPKSYSLENEEAVRKIASQVSDEILESLPPEVLSIEGAAICYYKDDVFIIGGWKNSDDIDKQYRKEAYRYCAERKRWMLLPPMPQPRCRATACHIRIPYRYLHGTQRYPMPQNLMWQKDRIRQMQEIHRHALNMRRVPSSQIEC